The nucleotide sequence ATAGTATTGGCTGACACACTATCAAGTGCTTGTTTAATACGTGCGTTTTCGGCGGATAGTTGTTGATCTTCGGCTTCTTTAGCGAGTTTAGCGGTTACATCTAGCCACTCAACAACTGTGCCTGTACGTTCACCATTATCGAATACCGGTGTTGCGATTAAGTTAAAGGTCAAGCCAGAAATTTGTATGCTGGTCTCATAAGTGCTGGTGAGCTTGTCTAGCATATTCCTTTGGTGGGCTGGATTTTTATGGAAGATATCGATATTAGTACCCATCAGAGTGGTCATATCAAATCGGCTTAATGTCTTTTGCAACTGACGTTCATTATCAGAAAGCATCTCTTTTAGAGAATCATTGTAATAGATGATCTCATAATCTGCATTTGCCATCATGACGTTAGCTTTGCATACATCCAGTGCTTGCTTGACACGTCCGGTGTCGGCTGCTTGCTGTTTCTCTTCGGCTTCTTTAGCCAGTTTCGCGGTCACATCCAGCCATTCGACAACGGTTCCAGTGCGCTCTCCGTTATCGAAAACCGGGGTCGCAATCAAACTGAAGGTGAGTCCAGATACCTCGATATCGGTTTCATAGGTGCTGGTGAGCCTGTCTAACATGCCTCTCTGGTGGGCTGGATTCTTATGGAATATATCAATATTACTGCCCATCAAGGTAGACATATCGAACTTGCTTAAGCTCTCTTGTAATTTACGTTCATTTTGATCCAGCATCTCCTTGAGAGAATCATTGAAGTAAATAATGTTGTAATCAGCATCGGCCATCATGACATTGGCCTTACATACATCCAATGCTTGCTTAATACGTCCAGTTTCTGCTGCAGCTATTTGTTCTTCGGCCTCTTTGGCCAGCTTGGCGGTAATATCTTGCCATTCAACGACGGTTCCAGTGCGCTCTCCGTTATCGAAAACCGGGGTCGCAATCAGGCTGAAGGTGAGTCCGGATACTTCTATATCAGTTTCATAGGTGCTGGTAAGTCTGTCTAACATGCCTCTCTGGTGGGCTGGATTCTTATGGAATATATCAATATTACTGCCCATCAAGGTAGACATATCGAACTTGCTTAAGCTCTCTTGTAATTTACGTTCATTTTGATCCAGCATCTCCTTGAGAGAATCATTGAAGTAAATAATGTTGTAATCAGCATCGGCCATCATGACATTGGCCTTACATACATCCAATGCTTGCTTAATGCGTCCGGTCTCTGCCGCGGTTAATTGCTCTTCAGCTTCTTTGGCTAGTTTAGCGGTCATATCCAACCACTCGACAACAGTGCCTGTACGCTTACCGTCGACGAATATGGGACTTGCGATTAAGTTAAATTTAAGACCTGCTACATCGATATTAGCTTCGTAGCTAGCGGTTAAGCCTTCGAGAATTCTTCTTTGGTGAGCGGGGTTGCGATGAAATATATCAATGCTTTTACCTATAAGGTTTTTAGCATCGAAATTTGACAGGTCATTTTGCAATGCTTTCTCATTTTGGCTGAGCATTTTCATTACGGAATCATTCATATAGGCAATATTGAAGTCATCATCGGCCATCATGACATTGGCTTGACAGATATCCAGAGCCTGAATCTTGGTTTCATCACTTTGCCGTTTTAGATATAACTCTTTGATTCTATTAGTCAGTGTTTCCCAGCCTGATAAGTTAACAGCTGAAAATTCTGGTGGTTCATTATTGATTAATGCCTTGCTCACCTCTTCGAAAGCTTGCTCTGTTAGGTTTTGTCTTTGAATGAGTTTCAAAAAACCAATTGCAAGTAGGGCGATAGCGATAATTTGCAGTCCAGCTATCCAGCTCGTTGTTTGCCCAGATAGGGATAAGACTAAGGCGAAAGCACTGAAAACTAGGCCCGCGATGGGCAAGCTTTTAGTGTTGGCGTTGTTGATGTAATTTGCTTCCATTCGTGTGTCCTCGTTATAGCTGCTTATTCATTGACAGCTTGTGGCTGTTGAGCATCAATATTATTAATTAAATTAGAAAGTTGAGATGCTTCAGGCAGGATTTCACTACTAAGAAGCTTGTTTATATCCAAAAGAATAACCATCTTTTCTTGTGTGTTGGTTAATCCCTTTATAAAACCTAAATCTGTTTCATCACCAAAGTCTGGGGCACTACGAACATCAGTATCATTGACACTAAAGACATCAGATACGGCATCGACAACGATACCAATAACCTTGTGATTGTTTGAAATTGCGACTTTCACGACTATGACTACGGTCGTTGCGCCATATTCTAAGGTTTCAATTCCAAACCTTTGTCTTAGATCTATAATGGGAACGATAGTGCCTCTTAGGTTAATAACTCCTTTAACATGGCTGGGAGAGTTGGGTATTATGGTTGTTGCTTCCCAGCCTCTAATCTCCTGTACTGAAAGAATATCGACCCCATACTCTTCACTCGCCATGATGAAAGTAAGGTATTGCTGACTAATATCATCGGTGTTGGCATGTTCTTGTTGGGTTAACTGTGTCATATCTCAAGCTCCGTCGTTCCTTATATGCGATTCAAATTCCATTCGGCGTTAAGCTGCATGTTCTTTCGTACTGGTTATTCCAGCTAAGTTTACTAATCCGAAAATATCGATAATTAGCGCAACCGTACCATCACCTAAGATGGTCGCTCCTGAGACTCCAGCTACCTTATTGTAGTTATCTTCAAGGCTCTTGATGACAACTTGTTGTTGTGAAAGAAGTTCATCGACAAGTAAGC is from Shewanella sp. MTB7 and encodes:
- a CDS encoding methyl-accepting chemotaxis protein; amino-acid sequence: MEANYINNANTKSLPIAGLVFSAFALVLSLSGQTTSWIAGLQIIAIALLAIGFLKLIQRQNLTEQAFEEVSKALINNEPPEFSAVNLSGWETLTNRIKELYLKRQSDETKIQALDICQANVMMADDDFNIAYMNDSVMKMLSQNEKALQNDLSNFDAKNLIGKSIDIFHRNPAHQRRILEGLTASYEANIDVAGLKFNLIASPIFVDGKRTGTVVEWLDMTAKLAKEAEEQLTAAETGRIKQALDVCKANVMMADADYNIIYFNDSLKEMLDQNERKLQESLSKFDMSTLMGSNIDIFHKNPAHQRGMLDRLTSTYETDIEVSGLTFSLIATPVFDNGERTGTVVEWQDITAKLAKEAEEQIAAAETGRIKQALDVCKANVMMADADYNIIYFNDSLKEMLDQNERKLQESLSKFDMSTLMGSNIDIFHKNPAHQRGMLDRLTSTYETDIEVSGLTFSLIATPVFDNGERTGTVVEWLDVTAKLAKEAEEKQQAADTGRVKQALDVCKANVMMANADYEIIYYNDSLKEMLSDNERQLQKTLSRFDMTTLMGTNIDIFHKNPAHQRNMLDKLTSTYETSIQISGLTFNLIATPVFDNGERTGTVVEWLDVTAKLAKEAEDQQLSAENARIKQALDSVSANTMVADGDLNIIYMNQAVTKMFRTAQSDIVKDLPNFDANNLIGVNIDGFHKNPSHQRNLLGNLTSTYSSQLMVGGRTFKVVANPINDINGNRIGTVVEWTDRTAEVAIEHEIDTIISAAAAGDLSHRVSTEGKEGFFLNLSNGLNRLVGIADSVISDVVNMFDGLAKGDLTRQINGDYEGQFSKLQTDANATATRLTEVIGGINESANTVTSGAEEIAQGNSDLSQRTEEQAASLEETASSMEEMTATVTQSAQNATLANELAQEANTKAEHGGKVVEQAVTAMEAINDSSKRISDIIGVIDEIAFQTNLLALNAAVEAARAGEQGRGFAVVAGEVRNLAQRSAGAAKEIKELIRDSVGKVTDGTQLVNQSGETLQDIVQAVTKVADMISQISIASDQQSSGIQEVNKAISQMDEMTQQNAALVEQVSAAGDAMAEQARNMKSQLSFFQAQEMTSSGLTSAPLALVSGDSHGNLNISDEEWNEF
- a CDS encoding chemotaxis protein CheW — its product is MTQLTQQEHANTDDISQQYLTFIMASEEYGVDILSVQEIRGWEATTIIPNSPSHVKGVINLRGTIVPIIDLRQRFGIETLEYGATTVVIVVKVAISNNHKVIGIVVDAVSDVFSVNDTDVRSAPDFGDETDLGFIKGLTNTQEKMVILLDINKLLSSEILPEASQLSNLINNIDAQQPQAVNE